The Methanococcoides sp. LMO-2 region GTCGACTGTCTCGTATTTACCTGGTGCGACGTAGTTGCACATCTTGACACCGGTACCGAAAGGAATCCAGTGGACCTTACCCTTGTGCTCCATGTCGACGGTGTTCTTCTTGTCACGACCGTAGAGCATGAATCTGGATGGTGCGTCCATAAGTGCCCTGTTTACAAGGAACTCTGGGATCTTTACGACCTGGGTCTTCTCATCGACTTCACAGCCAGCTTCCTTGAAGATTGCCCTTGCGTCTGCATCAGATACCTGAATACCAGGGTTCTGGAAAACTTCCATTGAAGCGTAGTGGATTGCTCTCATGTCATCTTCGGAGAACAATTCTAACTGGACACCCTGAAGTGGGAATCTAGCTGGGTAAAAAGTTTCGCTATATGCCATTTTCTTTACAACTCCTTTATTTGTCTTTTTTTAGTAAGGCCTGCACCATTCAACCTGAATGTTGCCGCCCATAATTCTGGCAGTTCCAATACATCCGGAGGGACCTTGAAGGCAGATCGCCCATCAGGCAAACAGATGTGTTCGGAAATGTCAATTAATTCCATCGACATGAAACACGAATGAACAGGATTGCAAAACGCACATCAGTGCAAGCCTCGTACAGGAGAGCATGCAACCATCCATTATTGTATCTCACATGGCACACTGCAACATCTGTGAAAACCGGTATCAAACCCCGGGTACATATCTACAAGAGACCTGTACCACCAGGACACATTCCGGACTTGCCAACAAAATGCTGTAATGTACACATTCGATTTAATTGATAATACCCTGTTTTCAACACGCGTATATATATTTGCTGGTCAGGCCAACAAAAAATATATCTAATACAATGTCCTGAAAAGGACAAAATTTGGATGAAATACACACATTTTTTTTTTGCCATACTGGCAAATCAAGATTAATTGCCCATCGAATCAGAACAGTAACAATTCGCAATTATTGCCAGAAAACACGATCATAAGCCGCTGGTATAAAATATATGAAAATTGTGGCCAAAATAACACAAGAAAAGTTGCTCCTGATATTATAGTATACACATGTGCCAATTGACAGGTGCATTAAATTTGATGTGTTGTTGCCAGCATAACACCATTTTTCCAAAAGACCAAATTTTGAAAAAAAAGAAGAAGAATTCAACAAAAGCCTTAAATAAGAAAAGTAAATGCCGCCCTGACTCGCGGGCGGCAGAGAAGATATGCAGCCATACCAGAGGCAGGCTTATTCCTTAATGGAAATGGTCTTGTAATGGATCGCATCCACCGGGCAGACTGAAACACACCGTCTGCAGCTCGTACCAAGACATCTTTCACTATTATAGTTAGCAAATATCTCACCATCACGTTCGATTATAGTAATGGCATCCTCAGGGCACTCCTCTTCACATTTGTGACAAAGTATACATTCCTGTGCCTTTTCCTCGATGATAATTCCAAGATCGCTGACGATCTTCAGGCCTTCCTTACCCACCTCATCGATGTCCTTTGCAACCCTCTTCTCAATACCCGGATTCTCATAGGTCTCTGGAAGAGAAGGAAGATTATACATTTCAAGCATCTGGTTGTACATATCAAGAGGCATACCCTGAGTCCAGTAGGAAAGCTCACACACATAGATGTTTGAGAACTCAGTACTTGTAGCCATCATAAGGTGATCTGCCTTGATCTTCTTTGCCACCTCGATAACCTCGTCAAGTTTGGACTCATCCATCACCAGATCCCTTGCAAGAGCAACTGAAGTGTTACCAAATTGTACAATATTGTGTGCAAAGTTTGGACATGAACCAAGCTTTCTTGCCTTATCCGCATTTACATATGCACCGGTTGCACCGGCCATATACATGAACTCGAGGTCCTTATACTCAACACCAGCTGCCAGCATAAGGGTCAGCTGGGCAGCCCTGATAGCACCAATTGCCTTTCCTGCCTCTTCAATATCCTTCTCATTGATCTCGATCTTATCCCCGAGAATAAGTTTGCCCCCAGGGATCTCCGGGATCTTAGTAATAATACCGGACTCGATTGCCAGTGAAAGTGCAGCAATGACACCTGTTCCGGTCACACCTTTTGCAACGATCTCAGAAGGTTCAGTGATGACACCGGTTTTCGGATCGATAAGATGACCCTTGCGCTCGTTCATAAGCCCATCGAGGACCGTAACTCTCCAGCAGTCACCCTCAGGATTCACATCAGAGATTGCACCCGGACTGGCAAGCATACCACAGCT contains the following coding sequences:
- a CDS encoding methylamine methyltransferase corrinoid protein reductive activase, translated to MYGIALDLGTSGFRAQLIDLEAKEVLKTAITMRHPLPGGNVMDHLDFAIQVGTDLAHEIMMDTIARIFEELDVDTSLVRRLAVCGNPIQLSLFQNIEIRDLAYAGENKQRKLGVENVSRDARVFPASELFEGIADLPNCTVIVPPAIKHEIGADALAMMIKTDFMDKDIPSMVTDYGTNAEMAIKVGDKIITGSAAAGPAIEGQGISCGMLASPGAISDVNPEGDCWRVTVLDGLMNERKGHLIDPKTGVITEPSEIVAKGVTGTGVIAALSLAIESGIITKIPEIPGGKLILGDKIEINEKDIEEAGKAIGAIRAAQLTLMLAAGVEYKDLEFMYMAGATGAYVNADKARKLGSCPNFAHNIVQFGNTSVALARDLVMDESKLDEVIEVAKKIKADHLMMATSTEFSNIYVCELSYWTQGMPLDMYNQMLEMYNLPSLPETYENPGIEKRVAKDIDEVGKEGLKIVSDLGIIIEEKAQECILCHKCEEECPEDAITIIERDGEIFANYNSERCLGTSCRRCVSVCPVDAIHYKTISIKE